The Antarcticibacterium flavum genome contains the following window.
CTGGGAGGATGACTGGGTAGGGTCACATCTAGTAAATAATATTGACCTGCAGGCTATATATGTGCAACCGTTGGTTTCTTTTAAACTGAATGATCACCTTAGTTTTGGTGGTGGGCCAATATATGTGACCGGTAGTGTAAACCTTAACCGTAACCTAAACCGAACTTTAACCGATATTGAGGGAAACAGATCCAATGTTACTGTGGACGCCAGTGGAGTTACGGCCTGGGGATGGTCTGCCAGTGCGACCTTCTCTCCAACAGATAATTTTAGGGTAGGATTTAACTACAGGTCTGAGATCATCATGGAAGCTGAGGGCGGGGAGGCTACTTTCTCCAATATTCCTAATTCCCCTCTTACTCCTTTCAGGAATACTACCTTCAATGCTGCCTTGCCTTTACCGGCAGAGGTGAGTTTTGGGCTTGCCTACCAGTTCAGTGAGAAATGGTTGTTTGCATTTGATGCCAACCAAACTCTTTGGAGTGTATACGATTCCCTTGACCTGCAATTTGCAGATCCTAATATTCCAGATTCAGAGAACGCCAGAAATTACAAGGATGCTTCTATTTACAGGTTTGGATTACAGTATGAAGCAAGTAATTTATTCACCTTAAGAGCAGGTTATTACTTTGATGAATCCCCGGTTCAGGATGGATATTTTGCACCAGAGACCCCTAGAAATGACTCTAATGGATTCACAGGTGGTCTTTCCTTAAACCTTAGTGACAAGCTATCTATAGATGCTGCATTTTTATATATAAGATTTGAAGAGGTTGAGGCATCCTATGACTATTATTTCGAGAATGGCCAGGCTGCCCCTTTTGCAGGAAGATATAAATCCAGTGCTTTCATCCCGGGGCTGGGAATTTCGTATAAATTATAATATTATAAACCAGTTTATAAAATGAAAAATTATTTAAAATTTTTACCGCTCCTGGCATTAGGTTTTGTTGCCTGTGAACCGGAACTTGAAAATCCCATAGATGAACCCGGCTTTTACTCCAGTGGGGAAGCAGATTTCACTAACTACGTGGCTTTAGGGAATTCCCTTACAGCCGGTTATGCAGATGGTGCTTTATATATAACAGGACAGGAAAACTCCTATCCTAACATTCTTGCACAGCAATTTGAAAAAGTGCAGCAAACAAATGAATTTACCCAGCCTTTAATGGCTGATAATGCCGGAGGTTTGCTGGCAGCAGGGACTCAAATTACGACAAACAGGAGAATCCTGGCTGTTGGTAGTAGTGGGAACCCATCCCCGGTGATCTATAACGTTGCTCCTACAACAGATATCACAAATGTACTTAGCGGCCCATTTGGGAATTTAGGTGCTCCCGGTGCCAAAAGTTATCATTTGGTGGCTCCCGGTTATGGGGACATTACAGGAGTGGCGGCAGGAACTGCCAACCCATATTTTGTAAGATTTGCCTCTTCTCCCCAGGCTACAGTGCTGGAAGATGCTCTGGCACAGGACCCAACTTTCTTTTCTCTTTGGATTGGGAATAACGATGTATTGGGCTATGCTACTTCCGGTGGAGTGGGAGAGGACCGTACAGGTAATATGGATCCAACATCCTATGGAAGTAACGATATTACAGATCCTAACGTATTTGCAGCGGTATATTCTCAAATGGTAACAGCTCTTACCGCCAACGGGGCAGAGGGTGTGTTGATCAATATTCCAGATGTTACAGCTGTTCCTTATTTTACTACTGTTCCAAATAATGCCCTTGCGCTGGATGCTGCAACCGCAGGTAACCTTACAGGATTTTTCCAGGCCGTTGCCGGCATTTTTACACAAGGTTTAATAGCTCAGGGCGTACCTGCTCCACAGGCACAGGCTCTTGCATCTCAATACGCGATCACCTTTAATGAAGGCCCTAACAGGTTTCTTATTGATGTTCCGGTTTCACAATCAAATCCTTTAGGTTTTCGCCAAATGACTGCAGAGGAAATGCTGGTACTAACTATAGACCAGGCCGCCCTGGCACAGGGGTATGGTTCTGTGAGGCTAACTCCAGAGGTGATGCAGGTGCTTGGAATATTACAACAGGGAGGCCAGCCTACCCAGGAACAGGCACAACTTGTTCTGGATGCCGTTGATGGAATTGATGACAAGGATGCTCTGGATATGGAAGAGATCGCAAATATTAAAGCAGCAACCACAGCTTATAATAATACGATAAGACAGGTGGCACAGGCAAATGGCCTTGCTCACGTTGATACCAACAGGCTGTTAACTCAAATGGCCAATGGTGGGATACCTTATGATGCAGGGGTGGTTACCTCTACCTTTGTTACAGGTGGTGCCTATTCCCTTGATGGGGTTCATCCAACCCCAAGAGGTTATGCGGTTATTGCAAATGAGATTATCGAGAATATAAATCAAACCTATAACGCCACCGTACCGCGGGTGAATGTTGGTAATTATCCTACGGTTACAATAAGTAACAATCCACAATAAGGAGCGATCTTATATAATATTATCTTAAAACTCTTAAGCGCCGGGAAATCCCGGCGCTTTTTTTTGCAATTTTGTTAAAGAAAATTTTTATGTAATATTTGAAAAGATGTAATCCCCGCAAATTGATTTGGATTATCCTATTTAAAAATAAATGATAGAATTATGAAACTACTTATACGTATACTTATGACTGCCCTGGTGGTTGTACTATTGGCTTATTTTTTACCCGGGGTGACTGTAGCCGGATATCTTACAGCGGTATTGGTGGCGGTGGTGCTGTCTATTCTGAACATTATCGTTAAACCAATACTCATCCTGTTTACCCTGCCGGTGACCATCATAACCTTTGGCCTGTTTCTATTGGTTATAAATGCGATAATTATTCTCCTGGTAGATGCGTTCATTAGTGGATTCAATGTTGACGGATTCTGGGTTGCGCTTATTTTCAGCCTGTTGCTGTCCATAATACAATCTGTGCTTTTTTCCCTTCTTGCAGAAGATTAGAATCCGGCTGAAATTCAGCTAATTGAAACTTTGCGTGCAAACAAAAAATACGTACTTTTGCACTCCAATTTTTATAACACGTTAAGATGAATATTACCAGAGAGAATATTGATGATTTGAATGCGATCGTTAAAGTAGATATCGCAAAAGAGGATTATAGCGGCAAAGTAGAAAAGATCCTAAAGGATTATCGCAAAAATGCCAATATTCCGGGATTTAGAAAAGGCCATGTTCCAATGGGG
Protein-coding sequences here:
- a CDS encoding OmpP1/FadL family transporter translates to MKKLFFLTVFTLASAIVYAGGYRVSLQGQRALGMGHTGVAVINSAELGFFNPSGLVYLENKLNVSAGASAVFSDVVYQNDEFGNIARTDSPVGTPFYLYASYKLNDWLAVGLAAYTPYGSAVSWEDDWVGSHLVNNIDLQAIYVQPLVSFKLNDHLSFGGGPIYVTGSVNLNRNLNRTLTDIEGNRSNVTVDASGVTAWGWSASATFSPTDNFRVGFNYRSEIIMEAEGGEATFSNIPNSPLTPFRNTTFNAALPLPAEVSFGLAYQFSEKWLFAFDANQTLWSVYDSLDLQFADPNIPDSENARNYKDASIYRFGLQYEASNLFTLRAGYYFDESPVQDGYFAPETPRNDSNGFTGGLSLNLSDKLSIDAAFLYIRFEEVEASYDYYFENGQAAPFAGRYKSSAFIPGLGISYKL
- a CDS encoding SGNH/GDSL hydrolase family protein, with amino-acid sequence MKNYLKFLPLLALGFVACEPELENPIDEPGFYSSGEADFTNYVALGNSLTAGYADGALYITGQENSYPNILAQQFEKVQQTNEFTQPLMADNAGGLLAAGTQITTNRRILAVGSSGNPSPVIYNVAPTTDITNVLSGPFGNLGAPGAKSYHLVAPGYGDITGVAAGTANPYFVRFASSPQATVLEDALAQDPTFFSLWIGNNDVLGYATSGGVGEDRTGNMDPTSYGSNDITDPNVFAAVYSQMVTALTANGAEGVLINIPDVTAVPYFTTVPNNALALDAATAGNLTGFFQAVAGIFTQGLIAQGVPAPQAQALASQYAITFNEGPNRFLIDVPVSQSNPLGFRQMTAEEMLVLTIDQAALAQGYGSVRLTPEVMQVLGILQQGGQPTQEQAQLVLDAVDGIDDKDALDMEEIANIKAATTAYNNTIRQVAQANGLAHVDTNRLLTQMANGGIPYDAGVVTSTFVTGGAYSLDGVHPTPRGYAVIANEIIENINQTYNATVPRVNVGNYPTVTISNNPQ
- a CDS encoding phage holin family protein, with product MKLLIRILMTALVVVLLAYFLPGVTVAGYLTAVLVAVVLSILNIIVKPILILFTLPVTIITFGLFLLVINAIIILLVDAFISGFNVDGFWVALIFSLLLSIIQSVLFSLLAED